One window of the Sulfoacidibacillus ferrooxidans genome contains the following:
- a CDS encoding AzlC family ABC transporter permease: FYAIPLLKQLPTNPISRLYCLFALTDETFSVLTTLHENERQRLILPVSLLNQCYWVIGTILGIMLGAGLNDWVPHLDFALVCLFAILAYEQFKAVKAYYPIFIAIIAFTAAFYFISDWLLLSAICVSLGLIIIHFFMSNKSAHEQAL; encoded by the coding sequence TTTTATGCCATTCCTTTGTTAAAACAATTACCAACCAATCCTATCAGTCGACTTTATTGCTTGTTTGCGTTAACCGATGAAACTTTTTCCGTGTTAACCACCCTTCATGAAAATGAACGCCAAAGGCTGATACTACCTGTGAGTTTGCTCAATCAGTGTTATTGGGTTATCGGTACCATATTAGGCATTATGCTGGGTGCAGGGCTCAATGATTGGGTGCCTCATTTGGATTTTGCGTTAGTGTGCTTATTTGCTATTTTAGCCTACGAGCAGTTTAAAGCAGTCAAGGCTTACTATCCCATCTTCATCGCCATCATTGCGTTCACAGCGGCGTTTTATTTTATATCCGATTGGCTTTTACTATCAGCGATTTGCGTGAGTTTGGGACTCATTATCATCCACTTTTTTATGAGCAATAAATCTGCTCATGAGCAAGCTCTCTGA